In the genome of Sciurus carolinensis chromosome 3, mSciCar1.2, whole genome shotgun sequence, one region contains:
- the Snx11 gene encoding sorting nexin-11 isoform X2, whose amino-acid sequence MRAPGILMWIIRYFSTGPRQKTWKKRREERKEHETNSKAFTAKTSCVRRRYREFVWLRKQLQRNAGLVPVPELPGKSAFFGNSDEFIEKRRQGLQHFLEKVLQSVVLLSDSQLHLFLQSQLSVPEIEACVQGRSSVSVSDAILHYAMSNCGWAQEERPSTSHLAKGDQPNSCCFLPRSGKRSSPSPPPSEEKDPLEVWVPVVDSEAPSLESPTLPPQSSLSCSNFSRSDEGTAAFQPVRKAVGRDHAVPLDLDQLDAVWEK is encoded by the exons ATGAGGGCTCCTGGAATTCTTATGTGGATTATAAGATATTTCTCCAC TGGCCCAAGACAGAAGActtggaagaaaaggagggaggagaggaaagagcatGAG ACCAACAGCAAGGCTTTTACTGCGAAGACTTCCTGTGTGCGGCGCCGCTACCGTGAGTTTGTGTGGCTGAGAAAACAGCTTCAGAGAAATGCTGGTTTGGT GCCTGTACCTGAACTTCCTGGCAAGTCAGCCTTCTTTGGCAACTCGGATGAGTTCATTGAGAAGCGACGACAAGGTCTGCAGCACTTCCTGGAAAA GGTCCTGCAGAGTGTGGTCCTCCTGTCAGACAGTCAGTTGCACCTCTTCCTGCAAAGCCAACTCTCAGTACCTGAGATAGAAGCCTGTGTTCAGGGCCGAAGCTCTGTTTCTGTTTCTGATGCCATTCTTCACTATGCTATGTCAAACTGCGGCTGGGCCCAGGAAGAGAGGCCGAGTACCTCTCACTTGGCTAAAGGAGACCAGCCTAACAG TTGCTGCTTTCTTCCAAGATCGGGGAAGAGGAGCTCTCCTTCACCACCTCCCAGTGAAGAGAAGGACCCTTTAGAAGTGTGGGTTCCTGTGGTTGACTCTGAGGCTCCTTCCTTGGAAAGTCCTACCTTGCCACCTCAGTCTTCACTGTCATGCTCTAATTTTTCAAGATCTGATGAGGGAACCGCTGCTTTCCAGCCTGTGAGGAAGGCTGTGGGAAGGGACCATGCTGTGCCTTTGGACCTTGATCAGTTAGATGCAGTTTGGGAAAAGTGA
- the Snx11 gene encoding sorting nexin-11 isoform X1, producing MGVWCRMLENQEQEEVITVRVQDPRVQNEGSWNSYVDYKIFLHTNSKAFTAKTSCVRRRYREFVWLRKQLQRNAGLVPVPELPGKSAFFGNSDEFIEKRRQGLQHFLEKVLQSVVLLSDSQLHLFLQSQLSVPEIEACVQGRSSVSVSDAILHYAMSNCGWAQEERPSTSHLAKGDQPNSCCFLPRSGKRSSPSPPPSEEKDPLEVWVPVVDSEAPSLESPTLPPQSSLSCSNFSRSDEGTAAFQPVRKAVGRDHAVPLDLDQLDAVWEK from the exons ATGGGTGTTTGGTGTAGGATGTTGGAGAACCAAGAGCAGGAG GAGGTGATCACTGTGCGCGTTCAGGACCCCCGCGTGCAGAATGAGGGCTCCTGGAATTCTTATGTGGATTATAAGATATTTCTCCAC ACCAACAGCAAGGCTTTTACTGCGAAGACTTCCTGTGTGCGGCGCCGCTACCGTGAGTTTGTGTGGCTGAGAAAACAGCTTCAGAGAAATGCTGGTTTGGT GCCTGTACCTGAACTTCCTGGCAAGTCAGCCTTCTTTGGCAACTCGGATGAGTTCATTGAGAAGCGACGACAAGGTCTGCAGCACTTCCTGGAAAA GGTCCTGCAGAGTGTGGTCCTCCTGTCAGACAGTCAGTTGCACCTCTTCCTGCAAAGCCAACTCTCAGTACCTGAGATAGAAGCCTGTGTTCAGGGCCGAAGCTCTGTTTCTGTTTCTGATGCCATTCTTCACTATGCTATGTCAAACTGCGGCTGGGCCCAGGAAGAGAGGCCGAGTACCTCTCACTTGGCTAAAGGAGACCAGCCTAACAG TTGCTGCTTTCTTCCAAGATCGGGGAAGAGGAGCTCTCCTTCACCACCTCCCAGTGAAGAGAAGGACCCTTTAGAAGTGTGGGTTCCTGTGGTTGACTCTGAGGCTCCTTCCTTGGAAAGTCCTACCTTGCCACCTCAGTCTTCACTGTCATGCTCTAATTTTTCAAGATCTGATGAGGGAACCGCTGCTTTCCAGCCTGTGAGGAAGGCTGTGGGAAGGGACCATGCTGTGCCTTTGGACCTTGATCAGTTAGATGCAGTTTGGGAAAAGTGA